The Camelus bactrianus isolate YW-2024 breed Bactrian camel chromosome 11, ASM4877302v1, whole genome shotgun sequence genomic interval TCAGGATCACCTATCTACTGGTTGTCTCAACTGCACCTCAAACTCAacataacaaaaaaatcaaattacgATCATCTCTCCCAATCCGGTCCCCTTTCAGGGTTTCACATCTCAGGATAGCATGACTGTCAAGTCATGCTGAACAGAAATCTAGGACTCATTTTCGACACTTCTCACAGCCTCACCACCCATATCAACTCCACCACTAGGCACTGACTTTACCTCCTCAGTCCTCAGTAAATCCTGAACGCAAGCTGCCATCAATCTCAGAGACTGGACTATGGCAATAACCTCGTAACTAGTCTCTAAGCAATATTCGTGCCTCTTCAATTTATTCTCTATGCTGTCTACATGTCACCTAACCCAATGAGAACATTTCAAGGGTTTCCCATTGATTCTAGAAAAACCAATCTTTAACACGGTCTGCCCTCCACCCAACTCTCTAGCCTCCCACACACCACCAGCCcctgctctctctgctccagccacactggccttctctcTGCTACACATCAGGCTCCTTCTGCCTcaactccctcccttctttctctagCATAACCTCATCCTTCCATCTCAACTCAGGCTTCCTTTCCTCAGGTACCTTGTACCTTTCCTTCTTAATGCTTAGCAAAGGTGTAATTTTACATCTCTTTGTGTACTGCTTATTTCCAGTTACAGATTTCATCCAGGTTTCCCTTACCTGCAGAGGTTCCTCTTGTGCCACCTGCTCATTCAGCTTTTCAGTGTAAGCATCACAGATTTCAGTCACTTGCACAACCCCCTGGAGGCCATTGGGGAGGCTAATCACCAGGTCCAGTTCATTTACCTCTTTCACGCAACCCAGAATCCGCATCCCCTCACATAGGGACTAGAAGAGAAAGAGTGAAATATGTACAACAGGGAGGAGAACAATGATtggggaggttgggggtggggtggggtgtcagGCTTCTGGTACCAATGTCCCAACTCTGACATATAAAAGCCACAGGAGATTCACATGTGTATATGTCAGTACACTCATCAAGCATCTGACTGAGCACCACGAAAAGCTTAAATTATACAACAGCGTTTACAGCCCAAGGATGCTGCTGGGCACTCTCGCCTTTTCCTTTATTCCAAGCAACCTAAATTCAAATGCCTGGCAGGCATCATGATACAGGGCGCAGGCCAGCAGAGACAATGGCAGTCTGGAGTGTGCATGCCATGTCTAAACAGTGCAATCACTATTCTACTCCGTGTGGCTACAAACATGAGGGAGTGTGAGCTTGTATGGTCAGCACTTTCAAATTTTAACAAGCCAGAAATTTTTATAcaaaattttttagttttctaatgTTGGCACccagttaaacatttttttttaagtagcacaCAGGACAAATAAAATACTTCTGTAGGCCGAATCTGAATCTATCCCTTCAGaatcatttgactttttttccttttttacaacTAACATGGATCAGACTTATCTAAAAATTTAAGGAACACAATAAGACTGCTTCACTTCTCTGAGATAGTTCCCACGTCTATAAAACGAAAAGGCAGAATAAGAGTGACTGCTAACTTGATTCATTGTTCTAACCTATGAATCTACTAAAATACAAGTTCCCTGAGGACATTGGAATGAGGgactcagcaattaaaaagaataacaaacaaaacaaactacaACAAAAACATGATCACAGGCACTGATTAATAACTGAGGAAAATGATGCTCAATTCTGaacaaaaaaatggaagaatCTCTACAGACACAAGTTATATACatatgaaaagaatgaaagaaaaataaggaaggaagaagaacaTATACAAACTTAATTAAGCAACCCAGAGAGTTTGCTTAAAACAAAATCAAGCTTTAACACACCTCCTTATTAAGGATTTCAAACTTCTCTCTTACAAACTTgctgctttctctcttttcaatTTTCAGCTTTTTTGCTTGTGCTGGTCTTTTctggttctttttccttttggtggATTCTTCTTCAGTAGAAatctaaagggggaaaaaagatccaaaagaatgaaaagcagCAATCCTGGCCCTTCCCTCTAGTCTCAAGCTTCTGTGATCTTGCTTTGTTActcctccactccactccactcccaACTATTCCTTTAATTCCTGTCTCCATTCCAATGCTCCCTTTGCCTAAAATATGAGCTCCGTTTTCAAAATCTGTTCTCAAAAGCCCCTTCTCTCCTGTGTTCTTCCTCCCTTAACTGGGATAGACATGGGGGTTCCAGAAGAAGCAATTTGGAACAATGTCCGAAAATAAAAGGTGGGGTCACAAAGACCCAAGTTAAACTGTCATCTCCACCATAACAAGCTGTGGGGTTTCAGCAAAATTAtataacctctctgggcctcagctcctcACCATGCAATGGTGATCTCTACTTCTCAGTACAGCTGGAAAGATTACATAAAATAGACATAAGGCCATACAATCAAATGTTAGTTCCCTTCCCTCTTGCATTTGGAGCACAGCCTACTCTAGGTGAAGATTtcaaattttaaagcaaattatgaTCATTTTATATACAAGaacctcattttaaaatgcaatgatCAAACTGCTTCTTCTCCATCCTTAACCAACATGGTACAAAGTTCCTAAGAATAAGAAACAACAGCACTGCAAACTCAAATACTAAATACCATGTTTCAAAAGATATAGCCTTGTGGTGGTATGGACTCTCTAACAAGTTCAGTTTATAAAAGTGGATTTCAAAAATAAGCCAGTCTGGGAAATAATACATTCTCAGACAAGGCACATTCTTCATAAGGACACCAGAGAGAAAGTGTTCAGTGAGTCTTACCAAAAAAAGCACACCACTTACATCAAATAAGTTGTCATGTTCAACTGAGTACTGGAAAGCTTTCTCTGATTTGTGGGTCTTTCTTGTACCCCCTCGGGGGAAGCTTTCTTCCATGTTTGCCATGTTTGGGCCTCCTAAAAACAATGCAAAGAGTTGGTGAGATGTAACCTTGGCATCAGATTTCCTAAAGGCTGTGATCCACAGGCAAGATATAGAGCCTTCTAGCACCAGAGTGCTAGACAGCATTCACGACTAAAAAATAGATGGTTTGATGCCAGGCAACAGATAATCCATAATTTATCTTTCCAAAGGTCTTTGATTCAACACCACAAGTCCACACATTTTCCTCCAGAAAAAGAAGTTATAGATTCAATGTAGTAAATATCATTAAGCAGCTTCAGTTAAGTCACAGATACACAAACAAACATATAACCCCCTACCTTCaaagaatatgtatatttaaaaaaaattttttttaaatggaggtactggggaaggAACCCAGGagcttatgcatgctaagcacctgctttaccactgagctattccccaccCCAGAACATGCATACTTTTAAGAGGATAATACAATTATGCAAATAAGTTAAAGTATAAATCAGATTATAAACTACTgacaaaacatagaaaataatgaGGCTTCAGTAAAGGAGGCAAACTTCCTAAAGAAGATGCCTTTGAGCTGAATGTTAAAAGATGAACAGGATTTGGACAGATGGAAAGGGAAAAGCAGAAGGAATGTGAGGAAAAGGATGGAATAGGAAAAGCCAATTTCAATAAGCACCAGCAATATGTCTGTCAAACAACCGCTCAAAAGCCTGCTTTTGCCTTTGAAGAACTGTTCAACTAGACCACAAGGTGAATAAAGCTTAAAAAGGAGCTTAGGCTTTTGTGTGGAAGATCTTTAATTAGATATGAGTAAATTAACGTTTACTTTGGCAAGTCAGAGCCTTAAGTAGGGTAAAAGAACAGTAGTCAAAAAATATGTGTACTGCAGGGTACAGATtggacaggaagagaaagaactgAAGGAAGGTACGCTGGGTAGAAGGATTCAATTACAGTACAACAGAGAACCATGAGACCAGAACTGGGTATAAGTGAGAACGGAATATAAGAGGGGTTGGTTCTGAGAGACACTTGGGAGTAAGAATCTAGAAAGGCTTGAGACTGTGTAAGAGGTGGGGAACTCAAAGCAGTCTAGGAGTTGGAATCAGGAGTGGATGTGTGTttctgagaaacaggaaaatgcagTTGGGTCCAGTTTGCTGGGAATTTGACCCTAAATCTCATCTCAGACAAGGGGAAACTGAAGCTTCAAAGAGTAAAGCGACCCAGGGGCAGAGACTTAAGCTACGCCCCGGGGACAGATCCTGACGTTACAGGAGCCACTCGAGCAGAGCCGGCTTCTGAGCGGGGACTGGCACTGCAGGTACATGGCAGGGACCCGTAGGACCTAGTCCTGGGACAGATCTGGAAGCCACAACGTTTCCTCCTTTGTCGCCTTTGCCCGTACTCACCAGCCCCGGGACGCCAGCACTTCTACTTTGGAGGCCGCGCCACTGTAATCACGCACGCGGAGTCTACTACACCGGAAGCCCAACGCTCCTCTTCCGGAAGCGTGGGCGGGCTCAACGCCCTACTTCCGTTACTACACGGTACTAAGTCCTAAAGGGCAGGGGGAGGCGATTGAGATACCGGAAGCGGAAGGGCGGGACTTCTAACTGTAGCCAATCGACGCGGAAGGCAGAATAGGTAAGGCCTGTTGAACGCGTGCGGGGGAGGCGGCTTCTTCCGGGTGGGCCGAGGGGCAGCTGCGTACACTGAAGGACACAGGCTGCGGAGTTGGTGTCTTTTGGAAGGTAGGTGGGGAGGGAGCCCGGGTTTGGACCTCGCGCATCCGCTTTGCGAGGCTTGCCTAGAATCCGACTTGTTCCTGGTCCGGGCACACCGCGAGTTTTTTGCTTTGGTGGGGTGAGAGTGGTGGTGAGTCGAAAAAAATTAGGGAAAATTAGGGCCGGGCGAGAGGGTTCGGACAGTGACCCGGAAGCCTCGGTGCGAGGTAAAGgcctctccacccccagctcctaaAAGCCCTTAGGATACATTTTCCAGTGGAGAAAAATGAGGCGCGCAGCGAAGGGAGTcccccaaggtcacccagtgacGTTAACATTGGACGAGAACTCAGGCTTCTGACCCTACCTTCGGTTAAATGACCCTCTTCTCTGTATGCCCAAAGCAGTTTGTTTCCAGTGAGCTGTGCTTAGAAAGCTGGCCAGCCAGGCCTCCTTTAGCCAGGCTGTGCTACCGTCTTTGTCAAGCGGGCCTGCACTTCGCCAGGCCCGCGATAAGCGGGTTAAATTTCAGTCTGTGTTTGGTCAGCGGAAAGGCATTTTCTAGGAGGTAGCGAGAACAGAGAGCTGTAAACTTGAAGTGCAGGTGGCTGCTTCTGGTACCTGAGCGGCTCTCACTCTTTTTTGCCTCCTTCACTTAATGATCTCAGCATTCCAGGTAGGTGTCCATACAGGAAAACAGCAgtatcaagaaacagaaaatgggtTGGAtaggtgtagctcaagtggtagagcacagtcTTAGCATACACAagttcctggattcaatctccactactgcctctaaaaataaataaataagtaaacctaactaccaacccctgcaaaaaaaaaaaaaaaaaaaaaacagaaaatggaaaaggcagTTGGTCAAAACTTTGGGCCTTTTCTGGAATGCCCATTTCACTGGTGAAGAGAGGcatgaaaaattaaatgtattgaATAGTGGTTCGCTTCTTAATTAGAAACAAAAGGGAAGATCCTATCGCTTAGATTTTGCCATAGGCTTCCGTTTAACAATTAGTATGGTTATTTTTAGCCTTAGGTAATTTTCTCCTTCATTAATGTCTTCTTAAGTATGATTTAAAAGCAAGTATCAGTTCAATTATTCCACAAAGGACACTAACACAAAGATTCCTGATCTTTGCCCaaaagtacctgcagtttgctgACGGTACAAATCAATAGTTTGCAGGCTTTGGTCCAGTTGTTTATTAGCAACATTCCActtcctcctccatctcagcGTTTGAAGAGTCTTCCTTTAAGATCTAGACTAAATTGCAATTCCTATACCATGCCCTTCGCTGCAGTCAGAATTAGTTCTCTGTGACACCAGCCTTCCTTCTATATTGTGTAGAGATAAATTAAAACACCTTAATCTTCTTTAAGTTGGACACCACATTCTCCTGAAATTTTTTGTTAGACACAAGGTAGTGGGGATTGTTAGTTAATAATTTGACAAAGTTAAGCCCTTGTTTTCTGTAGTTTCTCCTAGAAACCCACTTGATGCTGTAAGAATCCAAAAATCTATCCTGAAGATAATAGAAAAGCATGTTTTTAGTaaattggctgaaatgagataatataaaagCTACATCATAAAGATTTCTTTTAATGGAGATTTTCCTCCTTGGACTGGACTGGCCAAGGCTCCTGAGGAGGCCTAAGGAAGTTTGGAATCCTTCATTGCTCCATGAACCTTGAAACCGTTCACGATTAAGATCATTTGTCCACATTTTCATTGCCAATTCTATGCACGTGAATGCCTCTGGAGGCCTTTGAATGGTAAAGAGGAGAGTGCCAGTTTCCATAGCAACAGCTTCCTCAGAGGTGTCTCCCACTCTTTCATCAAGAGCCAGCTGAGTCACTGCCACTGCCTACCAATCTCGACCGGACCTCGACCGGCTCGTCTATGTTGCCAACCGACTCGGCGTGGCGTCGGTCGTGGTAGATAGGCGGTCATACAGACGAATTTTCGAGTGGTGTTCTGATGACCTTTGAATATGCCTTTactatctttttaattttgaaagaaatacatGCTGTTGTAAAATACATACGTTCTATAGGTGTAGCCCGTCTTAAAAGTTTGCTATATGTTCttacagggttttgttttgtttttttaatatgtaatcaCTAATAAGCAtttggttttctatttctgttactgcaatgtttttaaactttaacaTGTATTAGAATCACCCAGAGGGCATATTACAACAGATGCTGGGTGCCAGTTTCTGATTCAATAGGCCTGAGAAATTGGGTTTCTAAGAAATTTTCACTGATGCTGACAGTCTAGGAACCAGACTTTGAGAATCATTGATGTGCTCTATAATGTCCagaaataggatttttttaatgtttaacattACATAGGGACATCGTTCTGTGTCAGTACGTAAAGATCTATGTGCATGGGAATATCTTTCCCTGTCTATATATAAAGATCTacatgcattttatttcctccaatGGAAACTCATTTATGTCTCTTGTAGGTGGATTTTTGGTTCTGCcagttttttattttcataaactaCATTTCAGTTACCATCCTTGAACCATTAGCATCGTTCCACTTTGTAACATTTCTaaaaggataaattcctagagaaCAAATGAGCCAGCTAGATGAAAGGGTATACGAATTTTataatttgatagatattgcaAAATTGCACATTAAGAATGTTACACCAGTTTATTTACACTCCCTCCAGGCAACAGAGGGACTGTTTATTTTCCCACATTCTCACTACTACTGCTTACTATAAACTTATCTTTTCTACTCTGATAGTTAGATTTTAGtctcattttacatttctttgatcATGCGTTTATCTTTCTATGTTTCACATTTTTACTTTGGCCACCTTTGTATTTTCTCTTGCCTaagatgattaaaatatttacccATGTATTTTTCAGCATTTTTGGTTTCAGCTTCCTCACCACCAGCAGTATGTATCAACTCAATCTAGTAAATGATCCCTTCTCTCCCTTCACATGGAGGTCCTAAAATAGTTATAggaaaaattgtaaaaagaagggTTGCAAGGTGAGCTGTTTAGTTGCTGGCTACCTCTATGAGAAACTTTGAAAAGTATCACAAGCTCCACTAGCTTTCAACTAGTCTTAAAACTGACTAATTCCATGTACAGTACACTATGGCATAGATAGAGCCAGCAATGAAAGCAGGTTACATTGGGTTGGACGATGGACTTAAGAGACTACTGTGTTCTCCTCCTATGCTGAGTGATTTGATGTATATTCTGGAGTGTTGAGTAATAGCAACCAAGATAAAGTCCTTCTTTCCAAAAATTTCTTATCAGCAAGATTTTTTTCCACCACTTTGCTGCTTTGTTGGGTGAGGCATATATAAAATTTGCAATATTTATATGCAAtgactttttgaattttttaattaaaaatttttcttttaaattgcatccAAACCAAtgtattcctttctttcttttcttaaaagactgaaatcatggCAGGTCCAGAAACTGATGCCCAATTCCATTTCACTGGcatcaaaaaatatttcaacTCTTACACTCTCACAGGGAGAATGAATGTAAGTATTAATGATACCTTTAAGCAGTTATGTTTTAGAGTAATACAGGTGTGACAACAGCCttgtttactttttcctttctttttcagtgtGTTCTGGCCACATATGGAAGCATTGCTTTGTTAGTCTTATACTTCAAGTTAAGGTCTAAAAAAACTGCAGCTGTGAAAGCAACATAAATGGTAAGGAGTTaacatttaaaagtttataaCTAAGCCTTTTGATGTTAGGGTTCCCCCCCACCATAAAAGTGTCTTGTCATTGTGcaaaatttattaaagaaaaaaatagaaaaatattgcCCATGTCCCATTACCCTGAAAACTtgtgttaacttttttttatgtatttggttTCCAATGGCTATGATTCATATCTGTAATTTTGTCTTACAACATGTGTTTTCTGTAATTTGAATGCATGAGTGCTCATGGATATATGCTTTATTTTACAGAGGAAATGTCTcctattagaatttttttaaatataaataacattaCAGTGAACACTTTAGAGCATGAAGTTTTTATATCTGTGATTGTTCTCTTAGGCTGAAGTGTTTTCCCAAAGCGTTGTGGGGCACCCAGCTTTGTGCCCCAGGTGATGTTGAATAATGTCAGTTTCTGATTTTTGTTAATTTGTTGAGTGAAAATTTTTTTTGATGAAGTTGTGTATTTTTGTTta includes:
- the ATP5MK gene encoding ATP synthase F(0) complex subunit k, mitochondrial isoform X1 — translated: MTEIMAGPETDAQFHFTGIKKYFNSYTLTGRMNCVLATYGSIALLVLYFKLRSKKTAAVKAT
- the ATP5MK gene encoding ATP synthase F(0) complex subunit k, mitochondrial isoform X2, encoding MAGPETDAQFHFTGIKKYFNSYTLTGRMNCVLATYGSIALLVLYFKLRSKKTAAVKAT